In Deinococcus psychrotolerans, a genomic segment contains:
- a CDS encoding ABC-F family ATP-binding cassette domain-containing protein yields the protein MLARLHHVARSYGDRTIFDDVSLDIRPAERLALIGENGSGKTTLLRLIAGLDAPDSGQVERYGSVAYLPQHAPQHGGKVLDAVTPPELLEALCVLNAASADLGDPTPDHLRTFSAAEERYRSVGGYDFETRAKTVLAGLNLDPQAAAGQLSGGQTRRVLLARLLLSPAELYLLDEPTNHLDEASVRWLEDWIARSRAAFVLASHDRAFLDAVSTHTAELERGRLTLYPAAYSAAMELKATLRDAQDRAHTATRKQRAALETEAARRQSKARSAGSYNPKRAADGDKLLAKGKAQNAQNVNAARARALEKRAERLAVTDKPYDDHRLITLDLPAASTGPSEVLTVRDLTVRRGSFTVLENVNLDVRRGDKIALTGPNGGGKSTLLHAVLGQLPYGGTVRLGAGLHLYFAGQSGEELSNLSTLKDALLDANPLLTPHQLYEIAAQVGLPPEPSFKLVNLSGGQRTRLSLARLGVTRANLLVLDEPTNHLDIKAIEALEDLLRRFSGTLLMATHDRHLRQQVATRVWEVGGGGVREG from the coding sequence ATGCTTGCCCGTTTACATCACGTTGCCCGCAGTTACGGCGACCGAACCATTTTTGACGACGTTTCCTTAGATATCCGTCCCGCCGAGCGCCTCGCCCTGATTGGCGAAAATGGCAGCGGCAAAACCACTTTGCTGCGCCTGATCGCCGGACTCGACGCCCCCGACAGCGGCCAGGTGGAGCGCTACGGCAGCGTGGCGTACTTGCCTCAGCACGCGCCCCAGCACGGCGGCAAAGTGCTGGACGCCGTGACTCCGCCCGAACTGCTGGAAGCCTTGTGCGTCCTAAACGCCGCCAGCGCTGATCTCGGCGACCCCACGCCCGACCACCTCCGCACCTTCAGCGCCGCCGAAGAACGTTACCGCAGCGTGGGTGGTTACGACTTTGAAACGCGGGCCAAGACTGTGCTGGCGGGCCTTAATCTTGATCCGCAGGCGGCAGCAGGCCAACTCTCGGGCGGTCAGACGCGGCGGGTGCTGCTGGCCCGTCTGTTGCTCTCGCCTGCCGAACTGTATCTGCTCGACGAACCCACCAACCACCTTGACGAAGCCTCGGTGCGCTGGCTGGAAGACTGGATCGCCCGCAGCCGCGCCGCGTTTGTGCTGGCCTCGCATGACCGCGCTTTTTTGGACGCGGTGAGCACCCATACTGCCGAGCTGGAACGCGGGCGGCTCACCTTGTACCCGGCGGCATATTCGGCGGCGATGGAACTCAAAGCTACTTTGCGAGACGCCCAAGACCGCGCTCACACGGCGACCCGAAAGCAACGGGCGGCGCTTGAAACGGAAGCTGCTCGCCGTCAGAGCAAAGCCCGCAGCGCTGGAAGCTACAACCCCAAACGCGCCGCTGACGGTGACAAATTGCTGGCCAAAGGCAAAGCTCAAAACGCCCAGAACGTCAATGCGGCCCGTGCCAGAGCGCTAGAAAAACGGGCTGAGCGCTTGGCGGTGACGGATAAGCCCTACGACGATCACCGCCTGATCACTCTTGACTTGCCCGCCGCATCAACTGGCCCCAGTGAAGTGTTGACCGTGCGCGACTTGACGGTTCGGCGAGGCAGCTTCACAGTGCTGGAAAACGTCAATTTGGATGTTCGGCGCGGCGACAAGATTGCTCTGACGGGGCCAAATGGGGGCGGCAAGAGCACGCTGCTCCACGCCGTTTTGGGCCAGTTGCCTTACGGCGGAACGGTGCGGCTGGGCGCGGGGCTGCACCTCTACTTCGCGGGGCAGAGCGGCGAAGAGCTGTCTAACTTGTCCACTCTCAAAGACGCCTTATTGGACGCCAACCCGCTGCTGACGCCGCACCAACTCTACGAAATTGCCGCCCAAGTCGGCTTACCGCCGGAGCCGTCGTTCAAGTTGGTAAACCTCTCGGGTGGGCAGCGCACTCGCCTGAGTTTGGCACGGCTGGGCGTGACCCGCGCCAATCTGCTGGTGCTGGACGAACCCACCAACCACCTCGACATCAAGGCCATTGAAGCGCTGGAAGACTTGCTGCGCCGCTTTTCCGGCACGCTGCTGATGGCGACACATGACCGCCACCTGCGTCAGCAAGTCGCCACGCGGGTCTGGGAAGTCGGTGGGGGAGGAGTACGGGAAGGATAA
- a CDS encoding FMN-binding negative transcriptional regulator, which yields MYSPAHFRLTDQAELLRFMRAHSFATLITAPGGVPFASHIPLLIESEQSADGSEALYLRSHLARANPQWQHFGEADSLVIFQGPHALIDPAWYESRPNVPTWNYAAVHAYGQAQVVAGEATRRIAYGLVEQHTPGMAAIPADLERRMLAGVVTFELRVSKLEGKYKLSQNKTAADRANVQRELALSGSTHERATAEMMEAHSAD from the coding sequence ATGTACTCCCCCGCTCACTTTCGCCTGACCGATCAAGCTGAGTTGCTGCGGTTTATGCGGGCGCACAGCTTCGCCACCCTCATCACGGCTCCGGGCGGCGTGCCGTTTGCCTCGCACATTCCGCTGCTGATCGAATCGGAGCAAAGCGCAGACGGCAGCGAAGCACTTTATTTGCGCTCCCACCTGGCGCGGGCCAATCCGCAGTGGCAGCACTTCGGAGAAGCCGACAGTTTGGTTATTTTCCAGGGACCACACGCCCTGATTGATCCGGCGTGGTACGAAAGCCGCCCGAACGTGCCGACTTGGAATTACGCGGCGGTTCACGCCTACGGGCAGGCCCAAGTGGTCGCAGGCGAGGCCACCCGGCGCATCGCTTACGGCCTGGTGGAGCAGCACACGCCCGGTATGGCCGCCATTCCCGCTGACCTTGAGCGGCGCATGTTGGCGGGCGTGGTGACCTTTGAGCTGCGGGTCAGCAAGCTGGAAGGCAAATACAAGCTCAGCCAAAACAAAACGGCGGCCGACAGGGCCAACGTGCAGCGTGAGTTGGCACTCAGCGGCTCAACGCACGAGCGGGCCACTGCCGAGATGATGGAGGCGCACAGTGCTGACTGA